Proteins encoded together in one Porites lutea chromosome 2, jaPorLute2.1, whole genome shotgun sequence window:
- the LOC140928338 gene encoding bolA-like protein 3 has product MSWFALRKSRHLCLRSYQILLRSLQIQAESEGEKKLAGILRQKFGASHIAVKDVSGGCGAMYEIFIESEEFRGKRQVQQHRLVNQALADEVKQMHGLRIFTAVPGENKS; this is encoded by the exons ATGAGTTGGTTTGCTTTGAGAAAATCGCGGCATCTG TGTTTGCGATCATATCAAATTCTGTTAAGATCTCTTCAGATTCAAGCTGAATCTGAAGGGGAAAAAAAGCTTGCTGGAATTTTAAGGCAAAAATTTGGCGCCTCTCATATTGCTGTCAAGGATGTTTCAG GGGGTTGTGGAGCAATGTATGAAATATTCATTGAATCTGAAGAGTTCAGAGGGAAAAGACAGGTTCAACAACACCGACTCGTTAATCAA gctcTTGCCGATGAAGTGAAACAAATGCATGGATTAAGGATCTTCACAGCAGTTCCTGGAGAAAACAAAAGCTAG